The following are from one region of the Natranaerovirga pectinivora genome:
- a CDS encoding DUF6142 family protein, giving the protein MDRLQLKLNNLKHSRIGIVSTVLGVISLTIFISLIFILMVIKPVDETQLVLVGFLGLVSLITSVIGFFFGIIGLFQQEAIKMYSLIGLIGNGIIAVMFMYFYYLGIVY; this is encoded by the coding sequence ATGGATAGATTACAATTAAAGTTGAATAATTTAAAGCATTCACGAATAGGGATTGTTTCAACGGTATTAGGGGTTATATCTTTAACAATATTTATAAGTTTAATATTTATATTGATGGTAATAAAACCAGTAGATGAAACTCAGTTGGTATTAGTTGGTTTTTTAGGTTTGGTGAGTTTAATTACATCGGTTATTGGATTCTTTTTTGGAATCATAGGATTGTTTCAGCAAGAAGCCATAAAGATGTATTCATTAATTGGATTAATTGGAAATGGTATTATTGCAGTTATGTTTATGTATTTTTATTACTTAGGAATAGTATATTAA
- a CDS encoding VanZ family protein, which translates to MIFKKIDKKYYKFGSYILFFIYIILLMNVLFFSDYYGRTQIIDEYTYNIIPFKEIRRFIVYRQNMTFLYWVTNLFGNILAFVPLGFYLPILSKYYKSFVKVVVCSFVVSLLIELLQLHFRVGIFDVDDMILNTLGGAIGYILYYVAAKVYTKCKKIKGDTYG; encoded by the coding sequence TTGATATTTAAAAAAATTGATAAGAAGTATTATAAATTTGGAAGTTATATTTTGTTTTTTATATATATTATTCTCTTGATGAACGTATTGTTTTTTAGTGATTACTATGGAAGAACTCAAATAATAGATGAATATACATATAATATTATCCCCTTCAAAGAGATTAGAAGATTTATAGTATATCGACAGAATATGACTTTTTTATATTGGGTAACCAATTTATTTGGGAACATACTAGCATTTGTCCCTTTAGGGTTTTATTTGCCAATTTTAAGCAAATATTATAAGAGTTTTGTAAAGGTTGTTGTATGTAGTTTTGTTGTTAGTTTATTAATTGAATTATTACAATTACATTTTAGAGTTGGTATTTTTGATGTGGATGATATGATATTAAATACTCTAGGTGGTGCAATTGGATATATATTATATTATGTAGCCGCGAAGGTATATACAAAGTGTAAAAAGATTAAAGGGGATACTTATGGATAG
- a CDS encoding GNAT family N-acetyltransferase, which produces MIIRDGKLKDLGRITEIYNQAILKTVATFDIEPKTVQDRKNWFDKYFSDNLPIFVMEVDNVVCGWISLSKLFDKCAYKNTTEISLYVDENFRCQGIGNQLMAHLLKEMRENRKCHTIIARIASENHESIKLHLKHGFKLAGELKEVGYKFDRYIDVQFYQWINDNNK; this is translated from the coding sequence ATGATTATAAGAGACGGTAAACTAAAAGATTTAGGAAGAATAACAGAAATATATAACCAAGCTATACTTAAGACGGTAGCAACTTTTGATATTGAACCAAAAACAGTCCAAGATAGAAAAAACTGGTTTGACAAATATTTCTCAGATAATCTACCTATTTTTGTTATGGAAGTGGACAATGTGGTTTGTGGTTGGATTTCCTTATCCAAATTATTCGATAAATGTGCTTATAAAAATACAACAGAAATATCACTATATGTGGATGAAAATTTTAGATGTCAAGGGATAGGTAATCAATTGATGGCTCACTTGTTAAAAGAGATGAGAGAAAATAGAAAGTGTCATACTATTATTGCTAGAATAGCCAGTGAAAACCATGAAAGTATAAAATTGCATTTAAAACATGGCTTTAAGTTGGCCGGTGAATTAAAAGAAGTGGGCTATAAATTTGACAGGTATATAGATGTACAATTTTATCAATGGATTAATGATAATAATAAGTAA
- the lepB gene encoding signal peptidase I — protein sequence MKKRIFKELLSWSIYIIGAFISVLVINTFIVQPTQVQGRSMEGTLKNNDRIIINKLSTINKSYDYGDIVVIDSRVDKKRTVLDELGFNLRNNLIAFLITKSQDDYYWIKRIVGKEGDIIEFTENTVMLNGEILEEPYLDKPARYNIDEQIIVPKGHIFVLGDNRNVSEDSRHIGTVPIENVIGSYWLKVNRN from the coding sequence ATGAAGAAGAGAATTTTTAAGGAATTACTTAGTTGGAGTATTTACATTATAGGTGCATTTATTAGCGTATTGGTTATTAATACTTTTATAGTACAACCAACTCAGGTACAAGGGAGATCTATGGAAGGCACTCTAAAGAATAATGATAGAATAATTATTAATAAATTGAGCACAATTAATAAGTCCTATGATTATGGAGATATAGTAGTGATTGATAGTAGAGTAGACAAAAAAAGAACAGTCTTGGATGAGTTAGGGTTTAACCTTAGAAACAACTTAATAGCTTTTTTAATTACAAAAAGTCAAGATGATTACTATTGGATAAAAAGAATTGTGGGTAAAGAAGGAGATATCATTGAGTTTACTGAGAATACTGTAATGCTAAATGGAGAAATATTAGAGGAACCCTATTTGGATAAACCTGCTAGATATAATATTGATGAACAGATTATTGTTCCTAAAGGACATATTTTTGTACTTGGAGACAATAGAAATGTTAGTGAGGACAGCAGACATATAGGAACAGTTCCAATTGAAAATGTCATAGGGAGTTATTGGTTAAAAGTAAATAGAAATTAG
- a CDS encoding NAD(P)H-dependent flavin oxidoreductase, which produces MDIKPLKIGDIEVRLPIVQGGMGIGVSRGKLAAAVTNAGGIGVLSGAQIGYDEEDFYSNPLKANIRALKKHISEAKNNIHKGIIGINFMVAQRYYDEYVKEAVDSGIDLIISGAGLPIKLPQLVEGTKVKIAPIVSSVRALRLILKSWDKKYKRTADMVIVEGPKAGGHLGFSEEDINNDIDFDKILIEIMEEIKNYEAEYNMKIPVIAAGGIYDGYDVTKYLKLGVDGVQIATRFVTTNECDAHDNYKQKYIDCKEEDITLVKSPVGLPGRAINNNFVKRLNNKERIVDNKCHLCISSCNPKEIPFCISKALIDAVKGDSDNGLMFCGANAHLADRIMSVQDVMNEIESQIKES; this is translated from the coding sequence ATGGACATAAAGCCACTTAAAATTGGAGATATAGAAGTAAGGTTACCTATTGTACAAGGTGGCATGGGAATAGGGGTATCAAGAGGTAAGTTAGCAGCAGCAGTTACCAATGCTGGTGGGATAGGCGTTCTTTCAGGCGCGCAAATTGGATACGATGAGGAGGATTTTTACTCGAATCCTTTAAAAGCGAATATAAGGGCATTGAAAAAACATATCTCTGAAGCAAAGAATAATATTCATAAAGGTATCATTGGCATTAATTTTATGGTGGCTCAAAGATACTATGATGAATATGTTAAAGAAGCGGTAGATAGTGGTATTGATTTAATTATATCAGGAGCTGGTTTACCTATAAAATTGCCACAACTTGTTGAAGGTACAAAAGTTAAAATCGCACCTATTGTTTCCTCTGTAAGAGCATTAAGACTTATTCTTAAAAGTTGGGATAAGAAGTACAAAAGAACTGCAGATATGGTAATTGTAGAAGGGCCAAAAGCAGGGGGTCACTTAGGCTTTTCAGAAGAAGATATTAATAATGATATTGATTTTGATAAGATTCTTATAGAGATAATGGAAGAAATCAAAAACTATGAAGCAGAATATAATATGAAAATTCCTGTTATAGCAGCAGGAGGTATATATGATGGCTATGATGTGACAAAATACTTAAAATTAGGTGTAGACGGTGTACAAATAGCTACTAGATTTGTTACAACAAATGAATGTGATGCTCATGATAATTACAAACAAAAATATATTGATTGTAAGGAAGAAGATATCACTTTGGTTAAGTCTCCTGTAGGATTACCAGGTAGAGCAATTAATAATAATTTCGTAAAGAGACTTAATAATAAAGAAAGAATTGTTGATAATAAATGTCATTTATGTATATCGTCTTGCAATCCTAAGGAAATACCATTCTGTATAAGTAAAGCATTAATTGACGCAGTAAAAGGTGATTCTGATAATGGCTTGATGTTCTGTGGAGCTAATGCTCACTTAGCGGATAGAATTATGTCAGTACAAGACGTTATGAATGAAATAGAAAGTCAAATAAAAGAATCATAG
- a CDS encoding DegV family protein, whose amino-acid sequence MAIQIITDSNCDLPEEIIKKYNIEVLPILVYLDDVEYLDGVTIKPKKIFDDMKEGKVYKTSQIPPDMFSKVFDKYVKEGKECIYIAISSELSGTYQSAVMARNEILEEFPEADITNIDSQCVSLGFGLVVYKAALMAESGKSKDEIIEAVKQSAQNMEHVFTVDNLEYLCRGGRLSRTSAFVGGLLNIKPILSVENGKLVPLEKIRGRAKVIKRIVDLMKERGNNLSDQTIAISHGDDLETAHKLKNMIEEEFGCKDFIINNIGCAIGSHAGPGTLALFFSK is encoded by the coding sequence ATGGCTATACAAATTATCACCGACAGTAATTGTGATTTACCAGAGGAAATAATCAAAAAGTATAATATTGAAGTATTACCAATACTTGTTTACCTTGATGATGTAGAGTATTTGGATGGAGTAACCATTAAACCTAAAAAAATATTTGATGATATGAAAGAGGGTAAGGTTTATAAAACCTCTCAAATACCGCCAGATATGTTCTCTAAAGTTTTTGACAAATATGTTAAAGAAGGCAAGGAATGTATTTACATTGCAATATCATCTGAGTTATCAGGTACATATCAATCTGCGGTTATGGCAAGAAATGAAATATTAGAAGAATTTCCTGAGGCAGATATAACGAATATTGATAGTCAATGTGTTTCATTAGGTTTTGGACTGGTTGTTTATAAAGCTGCATTAATGGCAGAAAGTGGCAAGTCCAAAGATGAGATCATTGAAGCAGTTAAACAAAGTGCACAAAATATGGAACATGTATTTACTGTTGATAATTTAGAGTACTTATGTAGAGGTGGCCGATTAAGTCGTACGTCAGCATTTGTTGGTGGACTCCTTAATATTAAACCAATACTAAGTGTTGAAAATGGAAAATTAGTACCACTTGAAAAAATTAGAGGTAGAGCAAAGGTAATCAAAAGAATTGTTGACTTAATGAAAGAACGAGGCAATAATTTATCAGATCAAACAATTGCAATAAGCCATGGGGATGACTTAGAAACTGCCCACAAATTAAAAAATATGATTGAAGAAGAATTTGGATGTAAAGACTTTATTATAAATAATATAGGGTGTGCAATAGGATCTCATGCAGGACCTGGTACTTTAGCTTTATTTTTTTCAAAATAA
- a CDS encoding arsenate reductase ArsC — translation MKKKVAFICVHNSCRSQMAEGWAKNLGSDVLEVYSAGTEDYPEVKPLAVEVMEEAGVDMSEHKPKLLSDIPPQMDIVITMGCNVQCPTFPTKHREDWGLTDPSGGPIEGFRETRDIIKGKVEELIARVKNNEL, via the coding sequence ATGAAAAAGAAAGTAGCGTTTATATGTGTACACAATTCTTGCCGTTCTCAAATGGCAGAAGGTTGGGCCAAAAATCTTGGTAGTGATGTGTTAGAAGTATATTCTGCAGGGACAGAGGATTATCCAGAAGTTAAACCTTTAGCTGTTGAAGTAATGGAAGAAGCAGGCGTAGATATGAGTGAACATAAGCCTAAGTTATTAAGTGATATTCCACCACAAATGGATATCGTCATTACAATGGGATGTAATGTTCAATGCCCAACATTCCCAACGAAACATAGAGAAGATTGGGGCTTAACAGATCCATCAGGTGGCCCAATTGAAGGCTTTAGAGAAACGAGAGATATTATTAAAGGAAAAGTTGAAGAGTTAATTGCTAGAGTAAAGAATAATGAACTTTAA
- the arsB gene encoding ACR3 family arsenite efflux transporter produces the protein MEKEQKQGIGFFEKYLTIWVAICIVAGVAIGRFLPIVPETLERLEVAKISIPIAILIWLMIYPMMLKIDFSSIVEASKKPKGLAVTTVVNWLIKPFTMYLIAAFFFQFVFKNWFSPELAENYLAGAVLLGAAPCTAMVFVWSHLTKGDGAYTLVQVAVNNLILLVAFTPIVAFLLGVSNVPIPYDTLFLSVAFFIIIPLLGGYLSRKFIIKAKGEEYFEEVFVKKFNGVTITGLLLTLTLIFTFQGDAIINNPVHIVLIAIPLIIQTFLIFFLAYGWAKAWKLPHNVAGPAALIGSSNFFELAVAVAITLFGAQSGAALVTVVGVLVEVPLMLTLVKIVNKTKKAFD, from the coding sequence ATGGAAAAAGAACAAAAACAAGGTATAGGTTTTTTTGAAAAGTATCTAACCATTTGGGTTGCCATTTGTATTGTTGCAGGGGTTGCTATTGGAAGATTTTTACCTATTGTTCCTGAGACACTAGAAAGACTTGAGGTTGCAAAGATTTCTATTCCAATTGCAATATTAATTTGGTTAATGATTTACCCAATGATGTTAAAAATTGATTTTAGTAGTATTGTAGAGGCGTCTAAAAAACCAAAAGGGTTAGCAGTTACAACAGTGGTGAACTGGTTAATTAAACCTTTTACAATGTATTTGATCGCTGCATTTTTCTTTCAGTTTGTTTTTAAAAATTGGTTTTCACCTGAATTGGCTGAGAATTACTTAGCAGGAGCAGTGCTTTTAGGGGCAGCACCTTGTACAGCAATGGTGTTTGTATGGAGTCATTTAACAAAGGGTGATGGTGCGTATACATTGGTTCAAGTTGCTGTTAATAATTTGATTTTATTAGTGGCATTTACACCTATAGTAGCATTTTTATTAGGGGTGTCAAATGTACCAATTCCTTATGATACATTATTTTTATCCGTTGCATTCTTTATAATAATACCTTTATTAGGTGGCTATTTATCAAGAAAGTTTATTATTAAAGCTAAAGGTGAAGAATACTTTGAAGAAGTATTTGTTAAGAAGTTTAATGGCGTTACCATCACAGGGTTATTATTGACACTTACTTTGATCTTTACATTCCAAGGAGATGCCATTATTAACAATCCAGTACACATAGTACTCATTGCAATCCCATTAATAATCCAGACGTTTTTAATTTTCTTCCTGGCTTATGGTTGGGCGAAAGCTTGGAAATTACCTCATAATGTAGCAGGTCCAGCAGCATTAATTGGATCAAGTAATTTCTTTGAATTAGCAGTTGCAGTTGCAATTACTCTATTTGGGGCACAATCAGGAGCAGCATTAGTTACCGTAGTAGGTGTATTGGTAGAAGTACCACTTATGCTTACCTTAGTAAAAATAGTTAATAAAACAAAAAAAGCATTTGATTAA
- a CDS encoding ArsR/SmtB family transcription factor, translating to MNILKAVGDGNRLRILHLLMEKELCVCELESLLDITQSNASRHLNKLKSAGIIESFKSAQWVYYRISDTFIEEHKELYDYLRSQFTMDKDIELLHRYLSSEFDCTFLRDDKEKVLKVLTEQCVK from the coding sequence GTGAATATTTTAAAGGCAGTTGGTGATGGGAATAGGCTTAGAATTCTTCATTTATTAATGGAGAAGGAGTTATGTGTCTGTGAGTTAGAATCCTTACTTGATATAACACAGTCGAATGCTTCCCGCCATTTAAATAAATTAAAAAGTGCTGGTATAATTGAAAGTTTTAAGAGTGCTCAATGGGTATATTATAGGATTAGTGATACTTTTATTGAGGAACACAAAGAGCTATACGATTATCTTAGAAGTCAGTTTACAATGGATAAAGACATAGAGCTGTTACACCGTTATTTGAGTAGTGAATTTGATTGTACTTTTCTAAGAGACGATAAGGAGAAAGTTTTAAAAGTATTAACAGAACAATGTGTGAAATAA
- a CDS encoding DUF4397 domain-containing protein translates to MWIPPKEDSIHSAPSYYITQQQVRGYITLGPQPPTSLIVRPISRVSAHIRFANFSQLAPIINIYLDNRLIANNLRYKQQTMYLSLEPRAYTLSINLSNEPDTLFYETTIVIPDEAVISTVSVNLLEGLKIIDISDDAEITSDKVSIKFVNVSPDSPPLSFLINAQEKFNNINANESTDYIQITTASNFNIEIKRTDTGEIISTVPNVLLLTGNAYTFYAIGLFYGTPSFEVVSSLDGSSYFLD, encoded by the coding sequence ATGTGGATCCCTCCCAAAGAAGATTCTATCCATTCCGCTCCTTCTTATTATATTACACAACAACAAGTACGAGGATATATAACATTAGGTCCCCAACCTCCCACTTCATTAATCGTAAGGCCTATTAGCAGAGTTAGTGCTCACATACGATTTGCTAATTTCTCACAGCTAGCACCTATTATCAATATATATCTGGATAACAGGCTTATTGCTAATAATCTTAGATACAAGCAACAGACAATGTATTTATCTTTAGAACCAAGAGCATATACTCTTTCTATTAATCTTTCTAATGAACCTGATACGCTTTTTTATGAAACAACTATCGTTATTCCAGATGAAGCTGTTATTTCTACAGTATCAGTTAATTTATTAGAAGGCTTAAAAATTATAGATATTAGTGATGATGCTGAAATTACCTCTGATAAAGTATCTATAAAATTTGTTAATGTTTCCCCTGATTCTCCACCTCTAAGCTTTCTAATAAACGCCCAAGAAAAGTTTAATAATATTAATGCCAATGAGAGCACTGATTATATTCAAATAACAACTGCTTCTAATTTTAATATAGAAATTAAACGTACTGATACTGGAGAAATTATATCTACTGTCCCTAATGTTTTATTACTAACTGGAAATGCTTATACTTTTTATGCCATAGGTCTATTCTACGGAACCCCTTCATTTGAAGTTGTTAGTTCTCTAGATGGTAGTTCTTATTTCTTGGATTGA
- the hcp gene encoding hydroxylamine reductase has translation MFCYQCEQTAGGKACTSMGVCGKTPEVSGLQDLLIYQLKGIGFYGSKLLDQGKKINARVQNFVIDTAFSTLTNVNFDDERFAEFLKEGAAIKAELKAELGDVEGKVPAEATYILPGTLDEMIRDSKIAGIMVDDTLNEDVRSLREMLIYGLKGMAAYAHHAFVLGSADEEVNNYFFKAFGATVNDDLGVAELLDILMEFGGVNLKCMALLDSANTGTYGHPTPTAVNINNKKGPFIVISGHDLHDLKELLEQTEGKGVNIYTHGEMLPAHGYPELNKYPHLVGNFGGAWQDQQKEFDGLPGCILMTTNCLQKPKASYADRIYSTSVVGFPEMQHIEEVDGKKDFTAMIEKAIELGGFTEDEEVKEIMTGFGHNATLSHAETIVGAVKDGLIRHFFLIGGCDGAKSGRNYYTEIAEKTPADTVILTVACGKFRFNKLDHGNIGPLPRLLDVGQCNDSYSAIRIAVALAEAFECGVNDLPLSIILSWYEQKAVCILLTLLSLGIKNIHIGPSLPAFVSPNVLNVLVEQFAVKPISTPDEDLKAILG, from the coding sequence ATGTTTTGTTATCAATGTGAGCAGACAGCAGGTGGTAAAGCCTGTACGTCTATGGGAGTATGTGGAAAGACACCAGAGGTTTCTGGTTTACAAGATTTATTAATTTATCAATTAAAAGGTATTGGTTTTTACGGAAGTAAGTTATTAGATCAAGGTAAAAAAATTAATGCTAGAGTTCAAAATTTTGTTATAGATACTGCATTTTCAACTTTAACGAATGTTAATTTTGATGATGAGAGATTTGCTGAGTTTCTTAAAGAAGGTGCTGCAATTAAAGCCGAGTTAAAAGCTGAGCTTGGAGATGTTGAAGGTAAAGTGCCAGCAGAAGCAACTTATATTTTACCAGGTACTTTAGATGAAATGATTAGAGATTCTAAAATTGCTGGTATTATGGTTGATGATACTTTAAATGAAGATGTTCGTTCTTTAAGAGAGATGTTAATATACGGGTTAAAAGGTATGGCGGCTTATGCACACCACGCTTTTGTATTAGGTAGTGCAGATGAAGAAGTTAACAATTATTTCTTTAAAGCTTTTGGTGCAACAGTGAATGATGATTTAGGTGTGGCTGAGTTACTTGATATTTTAATGGAGTTTGGTGGCGTTAACTTAAAATGTATGGCATTGCTTGATAGTGCTAATACAGGTACTTATGGTCATCCAACACCAACAGCGGTAAATATTAATAATAAAAAAGGACCTTTCATCGTTATTTCAGGTCATGATTTACACGATTTAAAAGAGTTGCTTGAGCAAACAGAAGGTAAAGGGGTTAACATTTATACACACGGTGAAATGTTACCAGCTCATGGTTATCCAGAACTTAATAAGTATCCACATTTAGTAGGTAACTTCGGTGGTGCTTGGCAAGATCAACAAAAAGAGTTTGATGGTCTTCCAGGATGTATCTTAATGACAACTAACTGTTTACAAAAACCAAAAGCATCTTATGCAGATAGAATTTACTCAACAAGTGTTGTAGGATTCCCAGAAATGCAACATATTGAAGAAGTAGATGGTAAAAAAGATTTTACTGCTATGATTGAAAAAGCAATTGAATTAGGTGGATTTACTGAAGATGAAGAAGTAAAAGAAATTATGACTGGTTTCGGACATAATGCTACTTTAAGTCACGCTGAAACAATTGTTGGCGCAGTAAAAGATGGTTTAATTAGACATTTCTTCTTAATTGGTGGTTGTGATGGTGCTAAGTCAGGAAGAAATTATTATACAGAAATAGCTGAAAAAACGCCAGCCGATACTGTGATTTTAACAGTAGCTTGTGGTAAGTTTAGATTCAATAAATTGGATCATGGTAATATTGGTCCATTACCAAGATTACTAGATGTAGGTCAATGTAATGATTCATACTCAGCAATTAGAATTGCCGTAGCATTAGCAGAAGCATTTGAATGTGGAGTTAATGACTTACCATTATCTATTATTTTATCTTGGTATGAGCAAAAGGCTGTATGTATTCTTTTAACTTTATTATCTTTAGGTATTAAGAATATTCATATTGGACCTTCATTACCAGCATTTGTTTCACCAAATGTATTAAATGTTTTAGTTGAGCAATTTGCGGTGAAACCAATTTCTACACCAGATGAAGATTTAAAAGCTATCTTAGGATAA
- a CDS encoding ferredoxin, producing MKAHVDKEACIGCELCPSICPEVYRMEDDGLAVAIDVDVPSEHEDAAQEAAESCPTDAIEIG from the coding sequence ATGAAAGCACATGTTGATAAGGAAGCTTGTATCGGTTGTGAGTTATGTCCAAGTATCTGTCCAGAGGTTTATAGAATGGAAGATGATGGGTTGGCAGTTGCTATAGACGTTGATGTGCCATCAGAGCATGAGGATGCTGCACAAGAGGCTGCAGAGTCTTGCCCTACTGATGCAATTGAAATTGGGTAG
- a CDS encoding cupin domain-containing protein → MANHLIKNIDFSKVEIMEDLVTYQEGQVVSRTLSQGKASSLTLFAFDKGEEISSHSSSGDALVYVLDGSSKITIGDEVFEVSKGEMIVMPAGIPHGLEAIEQFKMLLVVIFSQN, encoded by the coding sequence ATGGCGAATCATTTAATTAAAAATATAGATTTTTCAAAAGTAGAAATTATGGAGGACCTTGTAACCTATCAAGAGGGTCAAGTGGTAAGTAGAACTTTATCACAGGGAAAAGCATCAAGTTTAACTTTGTTTGCCTTTGATAAAGGAGAAGAAATCAGTTCTCATTCTTCTAGTGGGGATGCATTGGTTTATGTTTTAGATGGTAGTTCAAAAATCACGATTGGTGATGAGGTTTTTGAAGTAAGTAAAGGTGAAATGATTGTAATGCCAGCGGGTATTCCACACGGGTTAGAAGCCATAGAGCAGTTTAAAATGTTACTAGTGGTTATTTTTTCTCAAAATTAA
- a CDS encoding hemerythrin domain-containing protein: protein MNSLELMIDEHRYIKRMLAVIKKVCYKVMDNEDIDYKDFFKMIDFVRNYADKHHHGKEEDFLFNRMVEELGSAAEKLVKYGMLVEHDLGRLFMQQLEEAVNKVIAGDNKARLDIIANAIGYHDLLTRHIDKEDNVVFTFAQNNLAKETLDRINKESFEYERNATDNEVQKKYIGLLESLENKYEN, encoded by the coding sequence ATGAATAGTTTAGAATTAATGATCGATGAGCATAGATATATAAAGCGTATGCTTGCAGTCATAAAAAAAGTTTGTTATAAAGTCATGGATAATGAAGATATAGACTATAAAGATTTTTTTAAGATGATTGATTTTGTTAGAAATTATGCGGATAAACATCATCATGGTAAGGAAGAAGATTTTTTATTTAACAGAATGGTTGAAGAATTAGGTTCAGCAGCAGAAAAATTAGTAAAATACGGTATGCTTGTAGAACATGATTTAGGAAGACTGTTTATGCAACAATTAGAAGAAGCCGTTAACAAAGTGATAGCAGGAGATAATAAAGCAAGATTAGACATCATTGCCAATGCTATAGGGTATCATGATTTATTAACAAGACATATTGATAAAGAAGACAATGTGGTATTTACTTTTGCACAGAACAATCTTGCCAAAGAAACACTCGATCGAATCAATAAAGAAAGTTTTGAGTATGAACGTAATGCAACAGATAATGAAGTTCAGAAAAAATATATTGGGCTATTAGAAAGTCTTGAAAACAAATATGAAAATTAA
- a CDS encoding DUF1858 domain-containing protein, which produces MNVNKDMTIGEVLRAKPEAAGVLMSFGMGCMGCPSAQGETIEEAAMVHGLDVNTILEALNK; this is translated from the coding sequence ATGAATGTAAATAAAGATATGACAATTGGAGAAGTATTAAGAGCAAAACCAGAGGCAGCAGGTGTTTTAATGTCCTTTGGAATGGGATGTATGGGTTGCCCTTCTGCACAAGGAGAAACCATTGAAGAAGCAGCTATGGTACACGGTTTAGATGTCAATACCATATTAGAAGCATTAAATAAATAA
- a CDS encoding hemerythrin domain-containing protein, translating to MKQIEILTKQHSDIEKIIREIEGLKNDSIKENATQIAMKINQLAGILKIHLNSEDKYMYPNLIENTNHKISQTASLFVEEMGNLNSIFEDYKVKYNTMSKIISDMESFKENTKNVMAALLGRLKKEEKELYILL from the coding sequence ATGAAACAAATTGAAATCCTAACCAAGCAGCATAGCGATATAGAAAAGATCATTAGAGAAATTGAAGGATTAAAAAACGATTCTATAAAAGAAAATGCAACACAAATAGCTATGAAAATTAATCAGTTAGCTGGCATATTGAAGATTCATCTTAATTCAGAAGATAAATATATGTACCCTAACTTAATAGAGAATACGAATCATAAAATTTCACAAACAGCGAGTCTTTTTGTTGAAGAAATGGGTAACCTAAATAGTATCTTCGAAGATTATAAAGTGAAGTACAATACTATGAGCAAGATAATTAGCGATATGGAGTCCTTTAAAGAAAATACTAAAAATGTAATGGCAGCATTATTAGGAAGACTTAAAAAGGAAGAAAAAGAGTTGTATATATTATTATAA